In bacterium, the sequence TCCGGCGTCCACGACGTCGCGACGGATACCGACGCGACGGAAGTACGCACGGACGAGAAGCTCGAGTGGATCCGCGACGCGGCCGGGGAACGCTTCGACGAAATCGAGCTCGCGATGCAGGTCTATGCGGGACGGATCACCGACGACCGCGCCGAGGGCGATCGGCTCCTCCAGCAGCGGTATCCCTTCGCGATCGAAGAGGCACGGCGCGTCCCCTATGCCTGGGTCGGGAGCGTGGACCAGGTCTGCGAGGCGATCGAAGCGCATCGCGAACGCTGGGGGATCAGCTACTGGGTCGTGATGAGCGACGGAATGGAAGAGATGGCGCCCGTAGTCGAGCGGCTGGCGGGGCGATGAAGCGAGATGCTCCCGATCGCCGCTTGACGTCGATCGGGCGGACGCCAGTGCCAGATCTCAGCGCACATCGAGATCGTCGAAGTCCGGTTCCCTGAGCAGACTCCACATCTCGAGGGGCGTGAGCGGGTTCTGGGTCGCCGAGCGGCCGAACTTCGTCCAGTAGTAGTTCCGGGCGCGGGGATCGCTCCAGGCCATCTGCCCGTTCCGCTCGTCGATCATCTCGTTGTAGGCGCGGTAGGCCTCGAGCTTGACGTCGATCGAACGCTTCTCCTCGAGGACGAGGCGCTCGATGCATTTGAGCGCGTAGAGCGTCTCCATCTCCTGGAAGGCCGGGACGAGAAGGCCGCCATTGCTGTTCGGGCCGTAGAGCGTCCACAGGTTCGGGCAGCCCGGGATCATCGCGCCGACGTAGCCCTGGGCCCCGGTGTCCGCCCACAGCTTCTCGACCGTCATGCCGTCACGCCCCGTGATCGCCATCGGGAAGAGATACTCGGTCGCCTTGAATCCTGTCGCGTAGACGATCGCGTCCACTTCATGGACCTCGCCGCTCTCGGTCTCGACGCCCTTCTCGGTGATGGTCCGAATCGGATCCGTCACCAGGTCGACGTCGTCACGCTGGACGGCGTCAAGGATGCTGTACTCGGAGTCGACGATCACCGGTCGAGCGGAGAGCACCGGATGCTCCGGTGTCATCTTCGCGATCATCTCTTCGTCGTCCCCGAACTTGTCGCGCAGAAACTGGACGCAGTTGTCACGCGCCATCTTGTTCAGCTCGCTGATCGCGTGTTCGTCGTCGAAGTCCGGATCGATCTGCGCGATCGGCGCGAATCCTGCGGCGAATCCGCCAGCGACGCGGAGGCGCATGAAGTTCGTATGGAAGGGCAGATTCCGATCCAGCCAGGGCACCTCGGGCGGGAAGGCGTCGCGATAGCCCGGAGAGGGGAAGCACCACTGCGGCGTCCGCTGGAAGACCGTGAGGTGACCGGCTTCGGGAGCGAGTTCGGGGATCATCTGATACCCGGTGCAGCCCGTCCCGATCACGGCGATCCGCTTGCCCTTCGGATCGAAGTCGACCGGCCAGCGCGCGGTGTGCCAGGACGGTCTCTCGAAGCGCTCGATTCCCGGAATGTCCGGATCGCCCGGGCGATTGAGGAAACCGACCGCGGTGATGACCGCATTCGATCGCAGGGTCCGCTCGCCGCCGGGACCGTCGACCCGGATCTCCCACATGGACGCGTCTTCGTCCCAGGTGAGCGAGCGCACCTCGGTCTTGAAGGTGATGTCGCCGCGTACGTCGAAGGTGTCCGCGACCCAGTCGAAATATTTCTGGTTCTCCGTCCAGGGACAGAACGAGTAGGGGTAGCTGTAGTCGGAGGCGAAGGTGTGCGTGTAGAGACGACTCGGCGTATCGACCCGTGCGCCCGGGTAGCGGTTCTCGTGCCAGGTTCCCCCGACGCCTTCGTTCTTCTCGAGCACCCGAAAGGCGATGCCCGCACGCTTCAGCTGAATCGCCGCGTTGAGCCCCCCCATGCCCGACCCGATGATCGTCACGGAGAAGTCCCGACCGCGGTCGCCGGGTTCCCGGGACCAGTCGAGCCCGCGTGCCCACGGATTCACCGCCAGCTCTTCGAGCCAGAGATCGAACGCCTCGGGCTCCAGCTCGCGGCCCATCGTGAGCGCCATGCTCTCGGCCAGCCGACCCGAGGGTCCCATGTCGATCGGACCCGCACCGCGATCGCGATACGACTGGAGGAAGTCTGCGGCCTTCCGCCGAATGAGCGCGGCGGCTTCCGGCGTCGCCTCGATCCCGCCTGCGAAGCCGCGGGCGGTCCCGACGATCACCTCGGTCGCCGCGATCTCGGCGTCGCCGGTGAGTTGGTAGACGAGTCCGCGGAGGACCATCGAGTCCGCGTGTTCCAACGCGGCTTCGATCTCGGCGTCACTGGCTTCCAGGAGCTCGGTACGGGCCGCGGCGGGGGCCGTCGGGTCCTTGCGCAGGGCGTCGGTCGGGGCGTTCGTCATACCCCCGATTATAGGAAGCGGCGGCACCCGTCGGGGACGAAATCGAGGCTGCCTCAGACCAGCTCGGCGAGCGCCGCCCAGGTCCGCTCGACAGAAGCCTGGGGATCGTCGCCCACACCGACGGGCAGGAAGGCCATCTCGTCGACGCCCGCCTCCCGGTACCGCGCGAGGGCCGCTGCCAGCGCCTCCTGATCGCCGTGGGGCACGACGGCGTCGATCATCGCGTCCGTCCAACCGTCGCGCGGCCCGTTCTTCGCGTCGGGGACACCGCAGCGCTCGAGCAGCGCCGCATACGCTTCGAGACGCGGGTAGAGATCGAGATAGGCGTGGACACCCGCGCGGACCTCCTCCCGATTCGTCGAGAGGATGCAGGGCATGATCATCACGACGGGCGGCACCGGACGCCCGGCTTTCTCGGCGCTCTCCCGAAGCGTCGGGACGATCGTGTCGCGCACGTAGGCCGGAGGCGCGAGCCACGGCAGGACGCCGTCGGCGTGCCGACCGGCCGCGCGGCACATCTGCTCGCCGAGCGAAGAGAGGAAGAGTGGAATCGGCGGCGACTCGACGTCGATCTCCCAATCGACGCGGAACAGTTCACCCTCGAACTTCGCGTGCTTGCCGTCGAAGACCTGGCGCAGGATCTGGAAGTACTCCGACGTGTGCCGGATCAACCGATCGAAGGGCAGGCCGAAGCAGTCTTCGATGATCGAGGCGTGCCCGGGTCCGAGGCCGAGCCGCAGCCGTCCATCCGCCGCCGCCTGCGTCGTCAACGCCTGCATCGCCGTCACCAGGGGATGGCGCGTGTAGGTCGGCAGGACGTTCGTCGTGAGCAGCACGCATTCGGTCCGCCCCGCGGCGACCGCGAAGACGACGAGCGGGTCCATGTTGTGGCCGCAGCCGAGCATCGCCGAGTGGAAGCCCAGCTGCTCCGCCCGCTCGATCCAGGACACGGCCCGATCGAGCTCGCGAACCTCCGGCGGTAGAACGATCGACTGCTTCATGGGACCTCCTGCGTGGGACGCCTCGGGCGGCGTCTGCGCAGGAGGGTACGTCCGAATCGACGCGCGGGTGAGGCCTTCCGGCCGACCCTTCAGACGTCGAAGGAGACGTGACGAGAGCAGGCTGGCGAGCGCGACGCTCGCTGTGATCGCCCAGTAGGTTGTTCATCCGGCCTCGAGCATCGCCCGTCGAAGATCGACCAGATAGGCCCGCATTCGCGCGTGGTTCCGCGCCCCGAGCCTCATCAGCTGCTTGTCGAGCGGGGGCAGCGCCTCGAGCGCCGGGTCCGCGTACCGATAGAGCACCTTGGGCCGGACCAGGACGGGGTCGCGCGGTGGCTCGGGCGCTTCGAGCGCACGATCGATCGCTTCGAGCACCGCTTCACGCGGCGTCGCCTCCGTACCGAGCTCGCCGAGGGCCGCCGCCAGGATCGGCTCGATCGACAGGACCACCGACGCCGCCGTCGACGGGGAAATCGATTCGAGCAGGTCGAGCAGGGGCTCGAATCGCGCGGCGTTGGCGGGATCGGGGTAGATGCGGCCTTCGCGCTCGAGAACGCGATACGCGCCGCCGGGGCGCAGGAACTGGAGCTGCCGATGGGGCAGCTCGCTGCGCGTGGCGTTGTCGACCAGCACGGCGAGCCGGCGTACGAGCTGCTCTCGCGCGACCCAGTCGGCGGGCAGATCGAGCGGTGCCAGCTGATCTCGCACGAAGGGGTCGCTGTCGGCGAGCGGCGGCACGGGCGCCTCTGGCTCGGGCGGCGCGGGCACGGGGCGCGTCACGGCGGGTGACGGTGGCGCCGCGGGCGCCCGAGGCGGTGGCTCGACGGGATCCGGACGCTCGACGGCAGGCACTTCGGGCCGAGGCTCGGGCGGCGGCGACGGTGTCGTCGGCACGAACTCGTCTCGAAGCAGCCACCAGGCAACACCCAAGGTGGCCAGGATCGCCACGATCACCGGTACGGTACGAAGCACGGTCCCCTCCTTCTTCCTTCTATCTATCTACGCCCGGGCCGCGCGGCGGGCATGAAGGACCGACGGCGGAGACGCGCTTGCGGTTCCCGCGTGCGGCGACGGTGTCACTCGATCCCCATGAGCACGTACGACAGGTACCGCTGGTTGATCTCGCTCACGTACTTGACGGGCTCGGCCTTGCGCATGCCGAGCATCGCGATCTCGACGTGACGGAACCACCGGTCGGGGTCGAGCCCCTGCTTCGCCGCCCGCCTGCGCGCGAGCAGGACGGTCCGAGGGCCCGCATTGTAGGCGGCGAGCGCCATCCGAAGCCGGTCGCGCTCCCGCATGTCGGGCTCACTGTCGAAGTATCGCTGCTTGATCCAATCCAGGTATTTCAGGCCCGCGTGCACGTTGTTCGACGCGTTCTCGGCGCCGGCCACGTCGGCGATCCCCACGTAGGGCTCGCGCGCGGTCGTGGGCTTGATCTGGAGCAGCCCGACCGCACCCGAACGATTCCGGGCCGCCGCATCGAAGCGCGACTCCTGATGGGCCATCGCGGCGACGAGCCGCCAGTCGAGATCGAAACGGGCAGCGTGCTCGCGGAACAGGGCATCGTAGTCGGAGAGGCCGCGCTCCTCGGCGTCCGCCAGCCGACGTGCGACGCGGCCGCGTCTCTTGAAGTACCGCTCGATTGCGAGGTTGCCACGTAGACTGCCCTGCCGATGGCGGCGCAGGAAGGCGTTCATCTCGGCGAGCAGCCCGTCGGCGCCGAGGCGCGTCGCCCAGGCGAGCTTGCCGCCTTCTCGGAGCGGAGGGGCCTTCGCGATGCGGAGCGTCGGATGGAGGGCGACGAGCGTCTCCGCAACGAGGCTGTCGGCCACCGTGTACGGAAAGCGACGGGCCGCCACGAGTTCGAGGATGCGCTCCGTCTCGAGCCCGCCGTCGACGGGAAACACATCGACCGGCGGGCGCCCCGCATCGGCGAGGGTCCGATCGAGACGGGCGAGACTCTCGGCGAAGCTGCTGCTCGCGCGAACGGCGACGGTCCGGCCCGAGAGCTGTTCGAGCCGCTCGAGCGCCGGCGCCTGGTCGTGGGAGACGATCCGCTCGTCGACGCTCTGGTAGGGCTTCGAGAACGCGACCTGCTCCGCGCGTGTCGGCGTGATCGTCAGGCGCGCGGCGATCAGGTCGCCCGCCCCTTCGAGCAGGAGCGGGATCAACTGGTCGTCATCCACGGGGATCAGCTCGAACTGGATCGGCGGGGAGCTCGGGGGACGCTCGTGTCGCTCGTTCAGGAAGCGGGTGAATCCGCGTACCATCTCGTACTGGTAGCCGCCCCGCTCGCCGTCGTTCAGGAAGAAGTCGAAGGCGTTCCGCGAGGTCAGCACCCGAAGGAAGCGTGCTTCGAGCACGGTCTCGAGGCTCGCCGGGTAGCGATCCGCCACGTGCCGTCCGAGGGGTCCGGCGGTGGCCTCGGTCAACACGGGGTCGACGGGGGCCTCCGCGGCCTCGGCCTCGGCGGGTGCCGAGGTCTCCGAGGGGCGAGGGTCGGACGCCTCCTCCGAGCAGGCGAGAAAGGCGAGCAGCGCGCTCAGGATCAGCGCCATCGTGATCGGGAGCAATCGAGGACTTCGGGGATCGAGACGACCGTCCATCGCGGAGGAGTAGCACGGCGACCTCATGCGACTCGCCCGGTCACCGACCCCAGCCGCTCCGCGAGCACACCGCTCAGGTTGCCGAGCACGCGCGCGGCGATCCGAGGGTGGCGGCGGGTGAGGTCCTCGAGGTGGGTGCGCTCGAGACGTAGCAGCCGTACCTCCGAGCGCGTCCAGACGTCGGCCGTCCGTTCGCCCGTGAAGACCGCCGCCTCGCCGACGAGATCGCCACGCCGCATCGAGCGCAGGCCGATCGATCCTTCCGGCCGCTCCGTCGAAGCCTCGAGCAGGCCGTCGATCACGACGTAGAGGGCGTCGCCGCGTTCGCCCTGCTTCAGGAAACGGCGGTCGGCGGGCACCTCGATCAGCTCCGCCATCAACGCGACGATCCGCGCCTGCCAGGGGCGGAGACCGGCGAAGAGCGGGATGGTGCGATCGGGCGCGTCGCCGAGGTCGAGGGTGAGCACGTCCCAGAGCGAGACGATGCGCATCCGGGTGGCGAGCGACGGCGTGAAGGTCAGGTCGTTGGCCCAGGCGATGGCGAGAATCACGGCGGCGAGCACGCCGAACTCGACCTGGGCCCGGATCTCGCTCATCAGCAGGGCGAGGAAGCCCAGGCAGAGCGCGAGGGTCGTGACCGTGACCGGACGACCGATCTCCGCGACCGCTTCGAGCACGCCCCGCTCCTCGTCGGCGTGCCGGCGGGCCGCCTCCTTGAAGTGCACCAGCAGATGAATCGTGTCGTCGACGGCGATGCCGAGGACCATGCACGCGACCAGCCCGGTCGTGATGTTCAGCGTGACGCCCGTCCAGCCGAGCACGCCGAAGTAGATCGCGATCGGGATCAGGTTGGGGGCGAGGGCGAGGAGGCCGGTCTTCAGGGAAGTGAAGAGGAGCGCCAGGACCAGGTAGATCAGCGCGATCGCCGTTGCGAGGGAGAGCGCCTGGCCGAGCGCGATCTCGTCCATCGTGCGGCTGAGCAGCACGGTCTGGCCGGTCACCTCCGCCTCGAGCGGCGCGGGCAGCGTCGCGAGCCGCTCCTCGATCCGGCCGACGAGCGCCATCACGTCGACCGAGTCGATCGCGCTCGTCCGCACGACGACGTTGGCGGCGCGGCGATCGGCGTCGACGAAGCGATCGACCTCCTCGTTGCCGCCGAGCACGAGCAGCTGACCGACGAGGGCGCGCGACTCGGGGACGCGCAGGGCCGCCCGGTCGCCCTCGCGGAAGCCCTGGTTCAGCACCCGAACGTAGTCCGCGAAGGACGTGCTGCCCGCGACCTCCGGCTGCTCGGCCAGCCAGGTCTGGAGCGCGACGAGGGTCTCGAGCCGCGCGGGCTCGAGGAAATCGTCCGGCT encodes:
- a CDS encoding NAD(P)/FAD-dependent oxidoreductase translates to MTNAPTDALRKDPTAPAAARTELLEASDAEIEAALEHADSMVLRGLVYQLTGDAEIAATEVIVGTARGFAGGIEATPEAAALIRRKAADFLQSYRDRGAGPIDMGPSGRLAESMALTMGRELEPEAFDLWLEELAVNPWARGLDWSREPGDRGRDFSVTIIGSGMGGLNAAIQLKRAGIAFRVLEKNEGVGGTWHENRYPGARVDTPSRLYTHTFASDYSYPYSFCPWTENQKYFDWVADTFDVRGDITFKTEVRSLTWDEDASMWEIRVDGPGGERTLRSNAVITAVGFLNRPGDPDIPGIERFERPSWHTARWPVDFDPKGKRIAVIGTGCTGYQMIPELAPEAGHLTVFQRTPQWCFPSPGYRDAFPPEVPWLDRNLPFHTNFMRLRVAGGFAAGFAPIAQIDPDFDDEHAISELNKMARDNCVQFLRDKFGDDEEMIAKMTPEHPVLSARPVIVDSEYSILDAVQRDDVDLVTDPIRTITEKGVETESGEVHEVDAIVYATGFKATEYLFPMAITGRDGMTVEKLWADTGAQGYVGAMIPGCPNLWTLYGPNSNGGLLVPAFQEMETLYALKCIERLVLEEKRSIDVKLEAYRAYNEMIDERNGQMAWSDPRARNYYWTKFGRSATQNPLTPLEMWSLLREPDFDDLDVR
- a CDS encoding LLM class flavin-dependent oxidoreductase; this encodes MKQSIVLPPEVRELDRAVSWIERAEQLGFHSAMLGCGHNMDPLVVFAVAAGRTECVLLTTNVLPTYTRHPLVTAMQALTTQAAADGRLRLGLGPGHASIIEDCFGLPFDRLIRHTSEYFQILRQVFDGKHAKFEGELFRVDWEIDVESPPIPLFLSSLGEQMCRAAGRHADGVLPWLAPPAYVRDTIVPTLRESAEKAGRPVPPVVMIMPCILSTNREEVRAGVHAYLDLYPRLEAYAALLERCGVPDAKNGPRDGWTDAMIDAVVPHGDQEALAAALARYREAGVDEMAFLPVGVGDDPQASVERTWAALAELV
- a CDS encoding DUF3014 domain-containing protein: MLRTVPVIVAILATLGVAWWLLRDEFVPTTPSPPPEPRPEVPAVERPDPVEPPPRAPAAPPSPAVTRPVPAPPEPEAPVPPLADSDPFVRDQLAPLDLPADWVAREQLVRRLAVLVDNATRSELPHRQLQFLRPGGAYRVLEREGRIYPDPANAARFEPLLDLLESISPSTAASVVLSIEPILAAALGELGTEATPREAVLEAIDRALEAPEPPRDPVLVRPKVLYRYADPALEALPPLDKQLMRLGARNHARMRAYLVDLRRAMLEAG
- a CDS encoding transporter substrate-binding domain-containing protein, whose product is MDGRLDPRSPRLLPITMALILSALLAFLACSEEASDPRPSETSAPAEAEAAEAPVDPVLTEATAGPLGRHVADRYPASLETVLEARFLRVLTSRNAFDFFLNDGERGGYQYEMVRGFTRFLNERHERPPSSPPIQFELIPVDDDQLIPLLLEGAGDLIAARLTITPTRAEQVAFSKPYQSVDERIVSHDQAPALERLEQLSGRTVAVRASSSFAESLARLDRTLADAGRPPVDVFPVDGGLETERILELVAARRFPYTVADSLVAETLVALHPTLRIAKAPPLREGGKLAWATRLGADGLLAEMNAFLRRHRQGSLRGNLAIERYFKRRGRVARRLADAEERGLSDYDALFREHAARFDLDWRLVAAMAHQESRFDAAARNRSGAVGLLQIKPTTAREPYVGIADVAGAENASNNVHAGLKYLDWIKQRYFDSEPDMRERDRLRMALAAYNAGPRTVLLARRRAAKQGLDPDRWFRHVEIAMLGMRKAEPVKYVSEINQRYLSYVLMGIE